One Candidatus Lokiarchaeota archaeon genomic window, CTTGTACACACCCACTATCTTGCCTTTCAACCTACTACCGAAGTAATGGTATCCTTGACGCATCTCGGCAATGATATCTTCCGGTTCATATGCTCGTGATTCCCGCCAATGCTTTGGATAAGCCTTTGCAGTCGGCCATACTTCTTTGAAGAGCTCAGAGATTTCTTCGGCATCCTCTTCATTGAATTCAACTATCACGATATCCTCTGCCGGAATGTGAGCCATGGGAATCTGTCTCTCCCACTCATCATGAGTGAGGATTCTTTCATAAATCAAATGGAACTGGAACTATGAACAGGATTCTGCCCAATTATATGCTTCTTGGATAGGGGTACAGGCACCGCATTTATGGCATCCAGCAACGGTATCGTTCGGGTTAAGATTATGCTTGAGAAGAATGTTCCCTACACTCTTGTAGAACTCTATGGTTTCATCAAGATGTGAAACATAGGAGGGGGTGTAATCTGTTAGTTCACTCCGCGAAGCTGGGCGAACAGGAGCAACAACAGGAAGTACACCCTTCGCGGCAATTTTCTCCATGAATTGAAGGGTAGTTTCATGATTCTCCCCAAAGCCATGTAGGATGAACGTACTTACATGCCCTTGTTCAAAATACTTCAATGCATACTCCCAACTATCGATATACAGCTTCACAGATCCATGTTCGGCCTTTCCAGGGCAAATCCGTTGCCGGAGTTCCTCATCTGCTATTTCAATATGCATACCAATAGCATCAGCCCCCGCCTCAGAAACACGAGCTATGTACGATTTCTCTTGGGGTGGTTCAAACTGTACACCTATGGGAATATCACTAATTTCACGAATTGCTTGAATCGTATTCTCCATTCGTAGCGCACCCATATCATCAGACGGAGGTGTGCCAGTCGTTAGGAGAACATCTTCTGCTACTCCTTCCTCCTCGGCCACGGCCACAACTTCGGCTAATTTAGAAGGCTTTTTTTCCAAAAGGGTCCTACCATTGCGATACGATAGCGGAATGGTACAGAATCGGCACTGAGTACCACATTCCCAATATCTGCAGGTCTGATAGAGTGTGGTAGCTAGGGTTCCTTTGCCATGCAGCAGTGCTATCTTCTTGTAGGAAATTCCGTCATCTGTCTCTTTGTCGTAGAAACGCGGTTGCGGAACCATTTGCAGTTCAACCGTATCGTCATAGACCCATACCGTTGGGTCTTCAGTTGGCTCCAAAGGTGCTGAACCGTATTTTTTTGCCTCGGCCCCACGGCGTATTGGAATCCCACAAACTGTCCCCGTAGGCAGTATGAAATACCGGGCCCGGACCGGACCAGCCCCACCACTTCTCCCAGCGTATTCTTCGGATGGAAGCACAGCACCCTCAGTAAGAAGCCGTGCTTTCAGCCAAAGTACGCTTTCTGAATCCATTCTCGTCACACAGTCTTTTGATATTCTCTTCCTAATCTCTCTTGGTGTCCCGACTATTAGACCGATTATTTATAGATTCAAGTATGATTTCTGGCAAATCGAGAACCTTAATGCCCTCGCCAGCCTGTTTTGCCAGCATGTTTTTGCAGAAAGGGCAAGCCGTAACCAGTACATCAGCTCCAGTCATGACAGCTTCAGAAACTCGCTCCTGACCAATATCGGCTGCGTGATCTGAAAAGAGAGTCCTCAATCCCGCACCGTTGCCACAACACAAAGAATCCTCACGATTACGTTCCATTTCTCGGAGGCTTTCTTTACTAACAGCTTCAAGAACCTGCCTAGGCTCTTCGTAGACGTTCATGTGTCGACCTAAATGACAGGGATCATGATATGTAAGAAGAACATCCCTTAGCTGAGTGTCAGCTTTCTCCATATTTTCAGATAGAAACTGGCTGATATGCTGCACAGGTTTGTTCAGCTCATATCCCTCTTCGGCATAATCAACAGTAAGGGCTTTGTAGCAACCAGGACAGGTTACTACTATAGCTGAAGCATCAATCTTGTTCAGAACTTCAACATTGTGTTCTGCTTGGTCAAGCGCCTTATTTCTGAAACCGGTTCTGAAAAGTGGAGACGCACAGCACCATTCATCCTCAGGAACTATGACCTCATAATCTAAGTGTGAAAGGAGCTCCACTGTTGCCTCGGCAATTTCCTTTTCTCGATATGCAGCAGTGCAACCGGTGAAGTAGATAATGCGTTCCTGTCCATTTTCCTGGGATCGAAGCCAATCATTGCGTTCAACGTGTGGTTCACCAAATGGATTATGCTCCTTTACAACAGCCTCTACCATCGAGTCGAGAGCAGGGGGATAACGTTCTTGATCTACCAGTTCGGTTCGTACCTTCTCTACGATATCCGCTATGTCAATCTCAGGCAAGCACCATGTAAGGCAATTCGAACACTCCAAACATTGATACAATACTTCGATGCCGCGGTCATCCAAAGAACGGGTTCCTGTAACATGTTGATGGATGAGAAGAGCTCTTCCGTGAGGAGT contains:
- a CDS encoding radical SAM protein; its protein translation is MDSESVLWLKARLLTEGAVLPSEEYAGRSGGAGPVRARYFILPTGTVCGIPIRRGAEAKKYGSAPLEPTEDPTVWVYDDTVELQMVPQPRFYDKETDDGISYKKIALLHGKGTLATTLYQTCRYWECGTQCRFCTIPLSYRNGRTLLEKKPSKLAEVVAVAEEEGVAEDVLLTTGTPPSDDMGALRMENTIQAIREISDIPIGVQFEPPQEKSYIARVSEAGADAIGMHIEIADEELRQRICPGKAEHGSVKLYIDSWEYALKYFEQGHVSTFILHGFGENHETTLQFMEKIAAKGVLPVVAPVRPASRSELTDYTPSYVSHLDETIEFYKSVGNILLKHNLNPNDTVAGCHKCGACTPIQEAYNWAESCS